In Nostoc sp. UHCC 0926, a single genomic region encodes these proteins:
- a CDS encoding ABC transporter permease: protein MQDLIKLNFGDLAIAVGLMAIAIGLSAWEKLGLEFNLALATGRTILQLLVLGYILDFILALDNAWAVLALLAIMLTITAIVARNRISQKIPYVLPLVWGAILISTALTVLYTNFLIIQPERWYEPQYIIPLAGIVLGNATNAAAIAGDRLVSTINSSHLEIETHLSLGATPQQALSQYRKDAIRAGLIPTLNQMILIGMVAIPGITTGQLLAGVKPLDAVSYEILIMFMVAFANLLTTVLVTKGLCRQFFNSAAQLIR from the coding sequence ATGCAGGATCTGATCAAGCTAAATTTCGGGGATTTAGCTATTGCTGTGGGATTGATGGCGATCGCCATTGGTTTATCTGCCTGGGAAAAATTAGGATTAGAGTTTAACTTAGCCCTTGCTACTGGGAGAACCATCTTACAACTACTTGTATTGGGATACATTTTAGATTTCATCTTGGCTTTAGACAATGCTTGGGCAGTTTTGGCGCTATTAGCAATAATGCTGACAATTACGGCGATTGTCGCACGAAATCGCATCAGCCAAAAAATTCCTTATGTGTTGCCTTTGGTGTGGGGTGCAATTTTAATTAGTACCGCCCTGACAGTGCTTTACACCAACTTCTTGATCATTCAACCAGAAAGATGGTATGAACCACAGTATATAATTCCCCTAGCAGGGATAGTCTTAGGTAATGCTACTAATGCAGCTGCGATCGCAGGCGATCGCCTTGTCAGCACCATTAACTCCAGCCATCTCGAAATAGAAACCCACTTAAGTTTAGGTGCAACGCCCCAGCAAGCACTTAGCCAGTACCGCAAAGACGCGATCAGAGCCGGATTGATTCCCACTCTCAATCAAATGATCCTCATAGGTATGGTCGCAATACCAGGAATTACCACCGGACAGTTATTAGCTGGTGTAAAACCTCTGGACGCAGTATCTTACGAAATTTTGATTATGTTCATGGTTGCTTTCGCTAACTTGTTGACAACAGTTTTAGTCACGAAGGGGTTGTGTCGTCAATTTTTCAATTCCGCCGCGCAGTTAATAAGGTGA
- a CDS encoding DegT/DnrJ/EryC1/StrS family aminotransferase, whose product MIQSVNPIPAFDIKQQYTTIEAEVSAAVLEVLASGRYIGGPLVEGFEQQFAAYNTVTECVACNSGTDALYLALRVLEIGVGDEVITTPFTFIATSEVISAVGAKPVFVDIDATTFNLDVEQVAAAITRKTKAIIPVHLFGQPVDMTSLMAIAQSHNLSIIEDCAQSTGAIWADQKVGSIGHIGCFSFYPTKNLGGCGDGGAITTNDPAIATKLRTLRDHGSKIRYLHEEIGVNSRLDALQAAILQIKLRYLDIWNDRRRDIANYYYQFLSQVPGIVPPQELPGGIGVWNQYTVRISGEGRNGSSAKYRDWVRSQLQEQGVSSMIYYPHPLHLQPVYQSLGYQIGDLPIAEQACHEVISLPMFPELTEQQQDQVIYALKEVMS is encoded by the coding sequence ATGATCCAAAGTGTAAATCCCATCCCTGCCTTTGATATTAAGCAGCAATATACCACCATCGAAGCAGAAGTAAGTGCAGCTGTATTAGAGGTTCTGGCTTCTGGCCGCTATATTGGAGGCCCCTTAGTCGAAGGCTTTGAGCAACAGTTTGCTGCTTATAATACTGTTACTGAATGTGTGGCTTGTAATTCTGGTACTGATGCGCTCTACTTAGCATTACGAGTCTTGGAAATTGGTGTAGGCGATGAAGTGATTACAACGCCTTTCACCTTTATTGCTACATCTGAAGTGATTAGCGCCGTGGGTGCAAAGCCTGTTTTCGTTGATATTGACGCTACTACCTTTAATCTGGATGTAGAACAAGTAGCGGCGGCGATTACACGCAAAACTAAAGCGATTATCCCGGTTCACCTATTTGGACAACCTGTGGATATGACATCATTGATGGCGATCGCTCAGTCTCACAATTTGTCAATAATTGAAGATTGCGCTCAGTCTACAGGGGCGATTTGGGCTGATCAAAAAGTAGGAAGCATTGGACATATTGGTTGCTTTAGTTTCTACCCTACCAAAAATCTTGGTGGTTGCGGCGATGGCGGGGCAATAACGACTAATGACCCAGCGATCGCTACTAAACTGCGAACACTACGGGATCATGGTAGTAAAATTCGATATTTACATGAGGAAATAGGTGTAAATAGCCGTTTAGATGCTCTCCAAGCAGCTATTTTGCAAATTAAGCTGCGTTATTTAGATATTTGGAATGATCGCCGCCGAGATATCGCCAATTATTACTATCAGTTCCTTAGTCAAGTTCCGGGGATCGTCCCGCCCCAAGAATTACCTGGCGGTATTGGGGTATGGAATCAATACACTGTTCGCATATCAGGTGAAGGGCGAAATGGTTCTAGCGCCAAATATCGAGATTGGGTGCGTAGTCAATTGCAAGAGCAGGGCGTGAGTTCAATGATTTACTATCCCCACCCTTTACATTTGCAGCCAGTTTATCAAAGTCTAGGCTATCAAATTGGGGACTTACCAATAGCAGAGCAAGCTTGTCATGAAGTCATATCCTTACCTATGTTTCCAGAACTGACAGAACAGCAGCAAGACCAGGTGATTTATGCGTTGAAAGAAGTTATGAGTTAG
- a CDS encoding DUF561 domain-containing protein, with the protein MTMHSPLQRAFNNRRVLKVISGLNNFDAASVAATVKAAEFGGATFVDIAADPDLVQLAKSLTKLPICVSAVEPEKFVQAVAAGADLIEIGNFDSFYAQGRRFEALEVLALTKQTRALFPEITLSVTVPHILELDQQVQLAEELVKAGADIIQTEGGTSSNPVHPGTLGLIEKAAPTLAAAFEISRVVSVPVLCASGISNVTAPLAIAAGAAGVGVGSAINQLNSEVAMIAAVRGLVEALATANAVMK; encoded by the coding sequence ATGACGATGCATTCTCCACTCCAACGTGCATTTAATAACCGCCGCGTTCTGAAAGTGATCAGCGGCTTGAATAACTTCGACGCCGCTAGCGTCGCTGCGACTGTCAAAGCTGCTGAATTTGGCGGTGCTACTTTTGTCGATATTGCCGCTGATCCAGACTTGGTACAGCTAGCTAAAAGTTTGACAAAATTACCAATTTGTGTATCCGCAGTAGAACCAGAGAAATTTGTGCAAGCTGTGGCAGCTGGTGCTGATTTAATTGAAATCGGGAATTTCGATTCCTTCTATGCTCAAGGACGCCGCTTTGAGGCTTTGGAAGTGCTAGCGCTGACTAAGCAAACCCGCGCTCTTTTCCCGGAAATCACCCTATCTGTCACCGTTCCCCACATTTTGGAACTAGATCAACAGGTACAGTTAGCAGAAGAACTGGTGAAAGCTGGAGCGGACATTATCCAAACCGAAGGCGGTACTAGCAGTAACCCAGTTCACCCTGGAACTTTAGGATTAATTGAAAAAGCTGCTCCCACCTTAGCAGCAGCTTTTGAGATTTCCCGTGTGGTGTCAGTGCCAGTATTGTGTGCTTCAGGCATTTCTAACGTTACCGCACCATTAGCGATCGCTGCTGGTGCTGCTGGTGTTGGTGTTGGTTCCGCCATCAACCAACTCAATAGCGAAGTGGCCATGATTGCCGCTGTGCGTGGCTTAGTGGAAGCCCTAGCGACTGCAAATGCAGTAATGAAATGA
- a CDS encoding serine/threonine-protein kinase produces the protein MSYCLNLSCMKPLNPNGINFCQSCGTRLLPRLRNRYHIIQPLGGGGFGRTFLAEDEDKLKEHCVVKQLAPQVQGSSALHKATELFQEEARRLQQLGEHPQIPTLYAYFEQDNYLYLVQQLIKGQTLGQELRQQGIFSEDKIWQVLSELLPVLKFVHEHQVIHRDIKPENIIRRQSDCKLVLIDFGVAKQLTTNSLDNTGTSIGSYGYAPIEQMKLRRAYAASDLFSLGVTCFHLLTRINPSELWAEEGYGWVTHWQQYVRLPISASIKNVLGKLLEKNIEERYQSVDEVLLDLNLRLQPLSMDHYRPSSALLATVAPPKIQWKSKLLVGGAVVLLGLGGYIYLRSLASITTLTGHLGEVNSLAMNSNSLSNKLASSSDDKTVKIWNIETGHEIRTLTGHSDWVYAVAISPDGKTVVSGSKDKTIKVWNLNTGKESRTLNDHKDFVNSVAISPDGETIVSGSYDKTIKVWNLNTGKEIRTLTGHSGAVLSVAISPDGKTIVSGSKDKTIKVWNLNTGKEIRTLTGHLGDVNDVVISQDGQMLASASDDKTIKVWKLDTGTEIRTIPGHLADVNAIAFSPNGEYIASGSDDKTVKVWKLNTGELIDTFNGHSAEVYAIAFSADGKTLVSGGKDKTIRIWQLP, from the coding sequence ATGAGCTACTGCCTCAATCTCAGTTGCATGAAGCCCCTCAACCCTAATGGCATAAATTTTTGTCAAAGTTGCGGGACAAGATTACTACCACGGCTACGAAACCGCTACCACATTATTCAACCACTGGGAGGCGGCGGATTTGGCAGAACTTTTTTGGCAGAGGATGAAGACAAGCTCAAAGAGCATTGTGTAGTTAAGCAGCTAGCACCCCAAGTCCAAGGAAGTAGCGCTTTGCATAAGGCTACGGAATTATTTCAAGAAGAAGCACGGCGTCTGCAACAGCTAGGAGAACATCCTCAAATTCCCACTTTGTATGCTTATTTTGAGCAGGATAACTATTTATATTTGGTGCAGCAGTTGATCAAAGGGCAAACTTTAGGGCAGGAGTTACGACAACAAGGAATTTTCAGTGAAGACAAGATTTGGCAAGTTTTGAGTGAATTATTACCTGTTTTGAAGTTTGTCCACGAACATCAGGTAATTCACCGCGACATTAAGCCAGAAAATATTATCCGTCGCCAAAGCGATTGCAAGTTAGTGCTGATTGATTTTGGCGTTGCCAAGCAGTTAACTACAAATTCTTTGGATAATACAGGCACGAGTATTGGTTCCTATGGCTATGCGCCAATCGAACAAATGAAACTGCGTCGCGCTTATGCGGCTAGCGATTTATTCAGTTTGGGTGTGACTTGCTTTCATCTGTTAACAAGAATTAACCCCTCTGAACTCTGGGCTGAAGAGGGCTACGGCTGGGTAACACACTGGCAGCAATACGTGAGGTTGCCAATATCTGCATCTATAAAAAATGTACTAGGTAAGCTGTTAGAAAAAAATATCGAGGAGCGTTACCAGTCAGTGGATGAAGTCCTCCTAGACTTGAATTTAAGGTTACAGCCGCTATCAATGGATCACTATAGACCCTCATCTGCTTTACTCGCCACTGTTGCACCGCCGAAAATCCAGTGGAAAAGTAAACTGCTGGTGGGGGGTGCTGTTGTCCTATTGGGGTTAGGGGGATATATATATTTACGAAGCTTGGCGTCTATCACAACTCTAACTGGGCATTTAGGTGAAGTTAATTCCCTGGCTATGAACTCTAACTCTTTAAGTAATAAGCTTGCCAGTAGCAGCGATGACAAAACTGTCAAAATTTGGAACATCGAAACTGGGCATGAAATTCGTACTCTTACCGGGCATTCCGACTGGGTTTATGCTGTTGCCATCAGCCCAGATGGAAAGACTGTTGTCAGTGGCAGCAAGGATAAAACTATCAAAGTCTGGAATTTGAATACTGGCAAGGAAAGCCGCACTTTGAATGATCATAAAGACTTTGTTAATTCTGTTGCTATCAGCCCGGATGGTGAGACTATTGTCAGTGGTAGTTATGACAAAACCATCAAAGTCTGGAATTTGAATACTGGTAAGGAAATACGTACTCTTACAGGGCATTCCGGGGCAGTTTTATCCGTTGCTATCAGCCCGGATGGTAAGACTATTGTCAGTGGCAGCAAGGATAAAACTATTAAAGTCTGGAATTTGAATACTGGTAAGGAAATACGTACTCTTACAGGGCATTTAGGCGATGTGAATGACGTTGTAATTAGCCAAGATGGTCAGATGTTAGCTAGTGCTAGCGATGACAAAACCATCAAAGTATGGAAACTGGACACGGGCACGGAAATACGCACCATTCCGGGGCATTTAGCTGATGTAAATGCGATCGCCTTCAGCCCAAATGGGGAATATATTGCTAGTGGTAGTGATGACAAGACTGTAAAAGTCTGGAAACTGAACACGGGAGAGTTAATAGACACCTTTAATGGACATTCAGCCGAAGTTTATGCGATCGCTTTCAGTGCAGATGGCAAAACTTTGGTTAGTGGCGGTAAGGATAAAACTATCAGGATTTGGCAACTGCCATAA
- a CDS encoding class I SAM-dependent methyltransferase, with translation MTEEITAKFDDKEILELWDNRATDWDIQVGEDGDSNRILNSDPVLWSFADNVAGLSVLDAGCGTGYLARQLCLKGASVTAIDFSPQMIEIAKFRASQKNLDIDFHLDSCTELKSLPDEQFNIIISNYVLMDLLDLEGAIRAFNRVLKPSGIAILVFSHPCFPQGNSTTVNEDGTVFYGWASSYFQRTQRNDQPWNHFTTPFIWFHRPLSDYWKAFKAAGFSVDEFEEPRITPERYHLAENDRKLLNSKTRPYSVVFKLLKVKGLYSNAIF, from the coding sequence ATGACTGAAGAAATAACGGCAAAGTTTGACGATAAAGAAATACTCGAACTCTGGGATAATAGAGCTACAGACTGGGATATTCAAGTTGGCGAGGATGGCGACAGCAATCGAATTCTGAACTCAGATCCAGTACTATGGAGTTTTGCTGATAATGTTGCGGGATTGTCTGTCCTTGATGCTGGTTGTGGCACAGGATATCTGGCACGCCAACTTTGCCTTAAAGGGGCCAGTGTAACTGCTATAGATTTTTCACCTCAGATGATAGAAATTGCCAAATTCAGAGCTAGCCAAAAGAATCTAGATATAGATTTTCATTTGGATTCATGCACTGAACTCAAGTCGCTTCCAGATGAGCAATTTAATATCATCATCTCGAATTACGTTCTCATGGATTTGCTTGATCTCGAAGGAGCAATCAGGGCATTCAATCGTGTACTCAAGCCTAGTGGGATTGCAATCCTTGTCTTCTCACATCCTTGCTTTCCCCAAGGCAACTCGACGACTGTAAATGAGGATGGGACGGTTTTTTATGGTTGGGCTTCTTCTTACTTTCAAAGGACACAACGCAACGACCAACCTTGGAATCATTTTACAACACCATTTATCTGGTTTCACCGTCCTCTTTCCGATTACTGGAAAGCCTTCAAGGCAGCAGGTTTTTCTGTGGACGAATTTGAAGAACCAAGAATTACCCCAGAGCGATATCATCTTGCAGAAAACGACCGGAAGCTCTTAAATTCTAAAACACGTCCCTATTCGGTAGTTTTTAAACTCCTGAAGGTTAAAGGATTATATAGCAACGCGATATTCTAG
- a CDS encoding Uma2 family endonuclease, which yields MSLTLEDLEKMQQQYPDYRMELIKGNIIVMSPSGYESDEVAAEMVAQLRNWVRPRKLGRTAASSAGFRLPNSDLRAPDASFVLAERLRRSPKSFAQLAPDLTVEVKSPSDNLEDLRAKIQEFLSLGTKVGILLNPDDRIVEVYNFGQEVIILRDGDILTVPELLPGWEVPIADLWPLEFD from the coding sequence ATGTCCCTAACGCTTGAAGACTTGGAAAAAATGCAGCAACAGTATCCTGACTATCGCATGGAACTAATCAAGGGTAATATTATTGTCATGAGTCCATCAGGATACGAATCAGATGAAGTTGCCGCTGAAATGGTAGCCCAGTTACGTAACTGGGTAAGACCACGCAAACTGGGACGAACAGCAGCTTCTAGCGCTGGTTTCAGATTGCCAAATTCAGATTTACGCGCACCGGACGCCTCATTTGTTTTAGCCGAACGCTTGCGTCGCAGTCCCAAATCTTTTGCTCAATTGGCTCCCGATTTGACTGTAGAGGTGAAGTCCCCTAGTGATAATTTAGAGGATCTAAGAGCCAAGATTCAAGAATTTCTAAGTTTGGGAACTAAGGTAGGAATTTTGCTCAATCCAGATGATCGAATTGTTGAAGTTTACAACTTTGGACAAGAGGTAATAATACTTCGTGATGGCGATATTTTAACAGTTCCCGAACTGCTCCCAGGATGGGAAGTACCAATTGCAGATTTGTGGCCTCTAGAGTTTGACTAG
- a CDS encoding AAA family ATPase has protein sequence MGAEEALEFVDNLVFLKTGEHLDKTQRIILRHLWEDEKRTYQDIANSRGYTEAHLKAVGAELWHLLSKVIGEKVSKSTFQGVVQGFRTTQQSQQISQIPNLAGYDAKPQDLDSNFVGRDRQIADLHALVSRGAKVILIQGEGGVGKTTLARKYFKTQKFNFVLELWMATEIQNLTPVESVVEEWLRRYFNEEPGCDFGISLERLRRKLREQTSKIGVFIDNLETALDKNGKILESRRPYVELLRLLADQDVHSVTLVTSRERLRESSVEVHLYPLEGLDEQAWRQFFSRRHINCDSTILSEMCKACGGNAKAMQILRGAILTDFSGDIHAYWQENCTNLLIERELKDLVASQFTRLQENDLEAYRLLCRLGCYRYQDITSLPIEGVLCLLWDVPEQKRRGVIKALQDLSLIEAKKGQYWLHPVIRDEAISRLRLISEEWELVNRKAAEFWTQRVAAIKNITDALTGLEAYYHYVEISDFEQAGDVILQGRGEQWSIGLPLGCSFYQLGLLQKNFSVIKRIIDDIKSPERLIKLYNILGYTYRIIGCIREAIECYEKSGKVLGELDVKTKISILFNTGLCKLELWEIEAAEDCFNSVCSLAEQNSNLDDYMAYAQCSLALIKSRSGSREDAFNLAENAFSAMLSSTRVTLWGIGHSLVTLCLTYKNLGNLKKSFELCQQAIFHSEQNNFTQIKAKAISCLAELFREEGEFPRVIFYHSEAIEILDKIGAKSDLAEAYYQLALTHQKMGEIEQSRENFVQAMALFHEMQAPRQVEKVQTAMECFEK, from the coding sequence ATGGGTGCAGAAGAAGCCTTAGAGTTTGTAGATAACTTGGTTTTTCTCAAGACAGGAGAACACTTAGATAAAACTCAAAGGATTATCTTGCGTCATTTGTGGGAGGATGAAAAGCGGACTTACCAGGATATTGCCAATAGCCGTGGTTACACTGAAGCGCATTTAAAAGCAGTTGGCGCAGAACTTTGGCATTTACTATCAAAAGTTATAGGGGAGAAAGTCTCAAAATCTACCTTTCAAGGCGTGGTTCAGGGGTTTAGAACAACCCAACAGTCGCAACAAATCTCCCAGATTCCCAATTTAGCAGGCTATGACGCTAAACCCCAAGATTTAGATTCTAACTTTGTAGGGCGCGATCGCCAAATAGCCGATCTCCACGCCCTTGTGAGTCGGGGAGCAAAAGTTATTCTCATCCAGGGTGAAGGCGGCGTTGGTAAAACCACCTTAGCACGTAAGTATTTTAAAACTCAAAAGTTTAATTTTGTACTGGAACTGTGGATGGCCACAGAAATCCAAAACCTCACTCCTGTGGAGAGTGTGGTTGAGGAATGGCTGCGGCGATACTTTAACGAAGAACCGGGATGCGACTTTGGTATCAGCTTAGAACGACTACGGCGCAAACTCCGAGAACAAACTTCTAAAATTGGGGTATTTATCGATAATCTAGAAACTGCTCTCGATAAAAATGGCAAGATTCTCGAATCTCGTCGCCCTTATGTTGAACTATTGAGACTATTAGCAGATCAGGATGTGCATTCAGTTACTTTAGTAACGAGTCGTGAGCGTTTGCGGGAGTCAAGTGTAGAGGTTCATCTCTACCCACTGGAAGGTTTAGATGAGCAAGCGTGGCGACAGTTTTTTAGCCGTCGCCACATCAATTGTGATTCTACTATTCTCAGTGAAATGTGCAAAGCTTGTGGAGGTAACGCCAAAGCAATGCAAATTCTCCGAGGAGCAATATTGACAGATTTTTCTGGTGATATACATGCCTATTGGCAGGAAAACTGTACAAATTTATTAATAGAAAGAGAGTTAAAAGATTTAGTCGCTAGTCAATTTACCCGTCTCCAAGAAAATGATTTAGAAGCCTATCGTCTCCTGTGTCGTTTAGGATGCTATCGTTATCAAGATATTACTTCATTACCTATTGAGGGAGTTTTATGTTTGCTTTGGGATGTACCAGAACAAAAACGTAGAGGTGTAATTAAAGCTCTGCAAGATTTGTCTTTAATAGAAGCGAAAAAAGGACAATACTGGCTCCATCCTGTAATTCGTGATGAAGCTATCAGTAGGTTAAGGTTAATCAGTGAAGAATGGGAATTAGTAAACCGAAAAGCCGCAGAATTTTGGACGCAACGAGTTGCAGCCATCAAAAATATCACAGATGCTTTGACTGGTTTAGAAGCTTATTATCACTATGTAGAAATTAGTGATTTTGAGCAAGCCGGTGATGTAATTTTACAAGGAAGAGGTGAACAGTGGAGTATAGGGTTGCCTTTGGGTTGCTCGTTTTACCAACTGGGACTGCTCCAGAAAAATTTCTCTGTCATTAAACGGATAATAGACGATATAAAATCGCCAGAAAGATTAATTAAACTTTACAATATACTTGGGTATACATATCGAATTATCGGGTGTATTAGAGAAGCTATAGAATGTTATGAAAAATCAGGAAAAGTATTGGGCGAATTAGATGTCAAAACAAAAATATCTATTTTGTTCAATACAGGGCTTTGCAAACTTGAATTATGGGAAATAGAAGCAGCCGAAGATTGTTTTAATTCTGTTTGTAGCCTTGCTGAACAAAATAGCAACCTTGATGATTACATGGCATATGCTCAATGCTCTCTAGCTTTGATAAAATCACGCTCTGGTAGCAGAGAAGATGCTTTTAATCTTGCTGAAAATGCCTTTTCTGCCATGTTATCATCAACTAGAGTGACTTTATGGGGAATAGGGCATAGTTTAGTAACTCTCTGCTTAACTTATAAAAATTTAGGTAATTTAAAAAAATCCTTTGAGTTGTGCCAACAAGCTATATTTCATTCTGAACAAAACAACTTTACCCAGATTAAGGCTAAAGCTATAAGTTGTCTGGCTGAACTTTTTCGAGAAGAAGGAGAATTTCCTAGAGTAATTTTTTATCATTCAGAAGCAATAGAAATTCTTGATAAAATAGGTGCTAAATCAGACTTAGCTGAAGCTTATTATCAGTTGGCATTGACTCATCAAAAAATGGGTGAAATTGAGCAGAGTAGGGAAAATTTTGTGCAAGCGATGGCACTTTTTCACGAAATGCAAGCACCCAGGCAAGTTGAGAAAGTTCAAACAGCGATGGAGTGTTTTGAAAAATAA
- the mnmA gene encoding tRNA 2-thiouridine(34) synthase MnmA translates to MKKVVVGLSGGVDSSTAAAILHHQGYEVIGLTLWLMKGKGQCCSEGMLDAADICEQLGVPHQIVDIRDLFQTHIVDYLVTGYSAGITPLPCSQCNKTVKFGPMVQYAHEQLGCDRIATGHYARISYDEATGRYQLLRAVDRNKDQSYFLYDLSQDLLKATIFPLGELEKTDTRRIATEYGLKTAEKPESQDLCLVESNGSMRAFLDKYLAPKTGDIVDMTGKVLGQHDGVHHYTIGQRKGLGIAAAEPLYVIELDAENNKVVVGDRTKVTQPECTVNRVNWVSIAEPSTPIHAEVQIRYRSTATPVTVIPLENSRVRLVFDEPQISITPGQAAVWYDGEKVLGGGIIEQFS, encoded by the coding sequence ATGAAAAAAGTCGTCGTTGGTCTTTCTGGTGGCGTTGACAGTTCCACCGCCGCAGCTATCCTGCACCATCAGGGCTATGAAGTGATTGGTTTGACTCTTTGGCTAATGAAAGGCAAAGGTCAATGTTGCTCTGAAGGTATGCTCGACGCGGCTGATATCTGTGAACAATTGGGCGTTCCCCATCAGATTGTGGATATTCGGGATCTCTTTCAGACGCATATTGTCGATTACTTGGTGACTGGTTACAGTGCTGGGATCACGCCTTTGCCTTGCTCGCAGTGCAATAAAACGGTGAAGTTTGGGCCAATGGTGCAGTATGCCCATGAACAATTGGGATGCGATCGCATCGCCACCGGTCATTATGCCCGAATTAGCTATGACGAAGCAACTGGGCGTTACCAGTTATTAAGGGCTGTTGACCGCAATAAAGACCAGTCATACTTCCTCTATGATTTGTCTCAAGATTTACTAAAAGCAACTATATTTCCTCTGGGCGAACTAGAAAAAACTGACACGCGCCGCATCGCTACTGAATACGGACTGAAAACTGCTGAGAAACCAGAAAGTCAAGACTTGTGTTTAGTGGAAAGTAACGGTTCCATGCGGGCATTTCTTGATAAATATTTAGCTCCCAAAACAGGCGATATTGTGGATATGACAGGCAAAGTTTTGGGACAGCATGATGGTGTCCATCATTACACCATTGGCCAGCGCAAAGGTTTGGGAATTGCTGCTGCCGAACCGTTGTATGTGATTGAATTAGATGCGGAAAATAATAAAGTAGTAGTAGGCGATCGCACCAAGGTAACTCAGCCAGAATGCACTGTAAATCGGGTAAATTGGGTTTCTATTGCTGAACCATCCACCCCAATTCATGCCGAAGTGCAAATTCGCTATCGTTCAACGGCTACACCAGTGACGGTGATTCCGTTGGAAAACTCTCGTGTGCGTTTGGTGTTTGATGAACCCCAAATCAGCATCACCCCCGGACAAGCTGCGGTGTGGTACGACGGGGAAAAAGTGTTAGGTGGCGGAATTATTGAACAATTTAGTTGA
- a CDS encoding ribbon-helix-helix domain-containing protein, which translates to MTTGGYSSVSEYFRELVRQDQKRQAAERLEAILLEGLNSGNATEMTPDDWEDIRQAVRERIAKHKGSNQG; encoded by the coding sequence ATGACGACTGGTGGCTACAGCAGTGTTAGTGAATATTTCCGTGAGTTAGTGCGCCAAGACCAAAAGCGTCAAGCGGCTGAACGTTTGGAAGCGATACTTTTAGAAGGTCTAAATTCTGGGAATGCAACTGAGATGACTCCTGACGATTGGGAAGACATACGCCAAGCTGTACGGGAAAGAATCGCCAAGCATAAAGGGTCAAACCAAGGTTAA